Genomic window (Leptotrichia sp. oral taxon 212):
AATATACTGAAAATAAAAAGTTACCTCAAGTATAAAAATCTTGACGAAAACGAATATTATAAATTTCTGGAGGAAAAAAACTTGTTATGAAAAAAATACTCATATCAGGAACAATGAGCGGCAGCGGAAAAACCACAGTAAGCAGTATACTAATGTCAGCTTTTGAAAATGTGGCCCCCTTTAAAGTGGGGCCTGACTATATAGATCCTGGATATCATGAACTTTTTACAGGAAATAAGTCTCATAATCTGGATGCCTTCATGTTTGATGAGAAAACGTTGAAACATATATTTGACACAGGCTCAAAAGGTAGAAATATAGCAATAACTGAGGGAGTTATGGGACTTTATGACGGAGTTGGGCATGAAAAGGACAATTTCAGTACTGCACATCTGTCAAGAATTCTTGATATTCCAATAATTCTTGTAGTTAATGCAAAAGGGATTTCTACAAGTATTGCGGCAGAAATTCTTGGATTTAAATTATTTGATGAAAATGTTAAAATAAAGGGAGTTATTTTAAACAATGTTTCTTCTGAAAAACTGTATTTAAACCTGAAGAAAGCGATAGAACAATTTACCGGGATAGAGTGTGTAGGATATCTGCCAAGAAATGAAAAACTTTCTGTGGAAAGTAGACATCTGGGATTAAAGCAGGCTTTTGAACTGAAAGGCTCAAAAGAACTTGAAGAAAAGAAACAGATTTTTAAGGAAATTGCAGAAAAATGTCTGGATTTAGAAAGAATATATGAAATAGCTGAAGAATTTGAACCTGAAGGAAAAATGAGCAGCTTTGAACTGATAAAAGATTTGAAAAATAAATATAAGGGAAAACGTATAGGAATTGCTAAGGATGGGGCATTTTCATTTTATTATGAATCCAATCTTGAATTGATGAAATTTTCAGGACTGGAATTAGTAGAATTCAGTCCAATAGAAGATGAAAAAATACCTGAAAACCTTGATATGATTTATCTTGGCGGAGGCTATCCTGAACTTTACTGGAAAAAGCTATCTGAAAATATTTCCATGAAGGAAAGCATAAGACAGGCTTATGAAAATGGAATAAAGATTTACGCAGAATGCGGAGGATTTATTTATCTGACAGACAGGCTGAATTTACTGGATGGAAACAGTGGAATTTTTTGTGGATTGATAGATGTGGAAATTTCTATGAAAAACAGACTAAATATCGGAAGATTTGGCTATATAAATATAAAAACTGAGAATGGAATTTGTACAAAAGGACATGAATTTCATTATTCCGAGATTTCTGTAGATAATGAAAAAGGAAAATTTTATAAAATAGAAAAAAACGATGGAAGAAATTGGAATTGTGGATATAGGAAAAAGAGCCTGCTGGCAGGATATCCACATATTTCTTTCTATTCAAATATAGAATTCTTCAAATATTTAATAGAGGAATTGTAATAAAAAATTATTGAGAAAATAAAAAATGATATTTATTTACTTTACAAAATTTTACTTATTTAAAACAGTCATTTATTAAGAAAAAATCATAAACTCGCCTAAAGACTCAAACAATGATTTTTTCTAATATTCATTTCCTGTTTTATCATTCTAAAATTTTGAATAAATTCATAAATATCATTTTTCATACTATAATTAAATATAAATAACAGGAGGAATATAAGAAATTATGTCATACATTAAAGATCCTAAGGGTATAGAAGTAAGAAGTTTTGAAATAATAACAGAAGGTCTGGGAAACAGGGCAGATCACTTTGCTGAAAATGAAAAACCTATTGTAAAAAGGCTTGTACATACAACGGGAGATTTTGGATATGCAGATATTACGGAATTTCATAATGATGCGGTAAATTCTGCCATGAAAGCGATAGAATCAGGATGTAAAATATACTGTGATACAAATATGATTGTAACAGGACTTAATAAAATGGGGCTTGCAAAATTCGGATGTTCAGCATACTGCCTTGTAAATGATGAGGAAGTTGCTAAAGAAGCCAGGGAAAGAGGAATTACAAGATCCATGGTTGGAATAGAGAAAGCTGTAAAAGATAAGGATACGAAAATTTTTCTGATAGGAAATGCACCGACAGCACTGTTTAAACTTCTTGAAGAAATAAGCAAGGAAGGTGCGGAAAAACCTCAACTGATTGCAGGAGTGCCTGTGGGATTTGTCGGATGCCCTGAATCGAAGGCGGCACTTTCAGACTATGATGTTCCCTTTATAAGAACCAACGGAACAAAAGGTGGAAGTACAGTAGCTGTAGCAGTCCTGCATGGAATACTGTACCAGATGTTTGAAAGGGAGAGATATTAAAAATGAGATGGAAAGGGAAGGGTGAATTAAATGGAAGAATATCTCTATTTTCGTGGTAAAAAGCTAAGATATGGCTACACTACCGGAAGTTCAGCAACAGCAGCCACAAAGGCGGCACTGATGTATCTTCTTGATGATGGTAAACATGATATACCTGAAGTGACAATTAAACTTCCCTCAGGAAATTCCCTTACAATTAATGTAAATTCATTGGAAAAAAAGGAAAACAGCGTTCTGGCATCTGTTATAAAGGACGGA
Coding sequences:
- a CDS encoding precorrin-8X methylmutase, producing the protein MSYIKDPKGIEVRSFEIITEGLGNRADHFAENEKPIVKRLVHTTGDFGYADITEFHNDAVNSAMKAIESGCKIYCDTNMIVTGLNKMGLAKFGCSAYCLVNDEEVAKEARERGITRSMVGIEKAVKDKDTKIFLIGNAPTALFKLLEEISKEGAEKPQLIAGVPVGFVGCPESKAALSDYDVPFIRTNGTKGGSTVAVAVLHGILYQMFERERY
- a CDS encoding cobyrinate a,c-diamide synthase; the protein is MKKILISGTMSGSGKTTVSSILMSAFENVAPFKVGPDYIDPGYHELFTGNKSHNLDAFMFDEKTLKHIFDTGSKGRNIAITEGVMGLYDGVGHEKDNFSTAHLSRILDIPIILVVNAKGISTSIAAEILGFKLFDENVKIKGVILNNVSSEKLYLNLKKAIEQFTGIECVGYLPRNEKLSVESRHLGLKQAFELKGSKELEEKKQIFKEIAEKCLDLERIYEIAEEFEPEGKMSSFELIKDLKNKYKGKRIGIAKDGAFSFYYESNLELMKFSGLELVEFSPIEDEKIPENLDMIYLGGGYPELYWKKLSENISMKESIRQAYENGIKIYAECGGFIYLTDRLNLLDGNSGIFCGLIDVEISMKNRLNIGRFGYINIKTENGICTKGHEFHYSEISVDNEKGKFYKIEKNDGRNWNCGYRKKSLLAGYPHISFYSNIEFFKYLIEEL